ACAGGTAGCTTTTTACTAGTATCGTCAGTATGACTTTTAACTCATAGTATATCAATCGGATCCATAAACATATTAACATCAGCTCTGTAATGCTGgctttggaaaagaaaaaaaacacaggacagcaaagagaaaaaggaaaatacAAAATGCACATCCAATCTTACAAACAGACAGAGACTATCTAACATCTACAACAGCTACTTTTTCCTGGTAGGTCTACGGCAACCAACATGGTCTTGGCTTGACGATGATGATCCTATCTTCCGAAATATACTCTTCGTCCCAAAAAATTCCTTCCCAGACTTCCCCTTAAAGGAAAGATGCTTTTTTAGATGACTCTTTATTAAGGAACTGCTACTTCCGTTTTGCTTTGACCCTGCTAAAGACTGGTTTCTTCTTAAGCCGGTGCTTTCAGTTGGATCTACATATCCATCAGATTcgttattttccatgttttcagAAATTACAACCCCTCGATTCCTTCTAATTGTTCTCAAGGCCATCTGAAGTGGTTCAGAAAATGACTCGGACCCTTCTATGACCGCAACAGTTTTCAGACATATTGGACAAGGAGGCTCGCTAACCTGAGCCTTTGGCGTTGCCTGCTCCAAACATTCTGCATGAAAGACATGACTGCAAGACAGCACTCCAGCAATAGGCATGTCCCCACCTCTAACCATACAGTACGAACTCCATGGGGATTTCTGCGAAAGGAGTCGTCCACACAGCACACATTTCTGATGTGCTGTGTAGTTGGGTGACCTTGGATTCTCCAACTCCACATGCTCTGCTACACCAAAGCTCTCCGCATCAAATCCAAGATCATAACTACTTGCATTACTCCATCGGAAACCCTCTCTTCTAGAGCTCATGCTTTGATCTGGAGAAGCATCCATCGTCTGGAGTTGGTTTAGTGTTTTCTGGAATTTGTGTTCGAGAGTAGGACTGCTACTACTGGGCCAATGAGATGAATTCCTACTTTCCGGAGTTGCTAACCTGTTTACACAACTGCTTTCCACAGAACCGAAGGCTTCACCATCAGAAACAGGATTTCGATAAATTAATGGGTAAACAGGTTTTGATAAGAAAGAACGTCGGCTTGAAAAGGTGCGCTGAGGGAGGGATTCAGGTTGTTTGCTAGTCGAAGCCCACGGGCTGGATTCAGAAAGTGATGATGGAGATCCAAAACTGTTAGGAGCTGCTGATGCTCCACCAGTAAACCGCCTCTACAACCAGGATAAAGAAGCAGAtcaaaaagttgctcaaaaacaaaacaaaaatcatgCCAAGGTAAAAGCAAATATATCACAAGAGTAAAGGATCTACCTCCACAGAGAAGGGATAGGGAGAAGCTTCAGACCTTGACCCTGATCATAATCATTGGAAATTAGAAACATCACACAGTTGTGAACCATGAAAAAGCAACCATATAACTAGCTGCCAGAGACAGCCAATTAAAATGTACTGAATCATAAATAAATAACTTAAAACTCGATAAAGTGATAACAGATCTACTCCGTGGACAAAATAAAAAATGCCTTGgcaaaaaaaatatgaagacTAAACATTTGCATTCATATCCGTGTAAGACTTAAGCCAATGTAGTCCACTTTGAGCAGCTATGTCATCATAATTTAACAGCAATACAGGCCTCTAGTGGTAACCTGGGCAACTCTTGCCTGCTTCCTTATTACCAGCCTCAAATCAAACTTCCAGTTCCTACCATTGTTTGGTTTAGCAGATATATGCAACATGTTCAACATTCTAAATCTTGATCAATTCCTTGGTGAAAAGAAAATAAGACCAAGGCTGAGGTCTTCATCAATCAGCAACTTAGATTTCTTAGGTTTTCCTATTGATCTTTCACATACCTGACCATAACACTTTCATGCCAAAACCATTGCACTGATGAGACATCATTATCTCAATGTTTCCTATCATGAAATAACGATTCAGCATGCTAACTAGAAGCTTGCTaccaaatgaaatcaatagcaTCTTTTGACAACAGCAGTTTCTAATCCTCCAAGAGACCCAAAAttgttatttttcaaaaaaataaaggtTGGTAACAAGGCTTTTCAGGCAGTTGATCATATTTTCATGCCCAGCAATTCAAAATCCTTTAACTTTTATGAGCATATTTGCATACTTGATCTACCACCACAAAATATGAATACATCATACATGAGGTTCATGCCTTCTTAGGTCTATTCTGGATGTACAATGCAATTTCGGTAGTAACATTCCATTTCAGTTGGAAAATGCAGTCAGATGTTTGGGGTAGTATAAACAAACAAGGAGTGGTAACTCATATCACGGGAGGAAACTTTGAGTAGAGTCCCATTACTATTAACGGGTGGCTCCGTGACTTTTTATGGGCACAGTCACCCCAGGTAATTCAGTCTTATAGTTCTTCATTATCTGCATATGGTCTTTTTTTTTCCAGGAATCGACAACTGTTATCTTTATACACATTGTGCAACAGATCTATGGGAAGCTAAAAATCGTGATAACATACAAGATAGGCTAAAAAAATAGACCATGAAGGTTTGAAACAACGCTCCAACTGAAATCCTACAGCTTCGTATAATAATTTGAAAACACTTATGACAATAATAGAGTATTATTACCTGCCACAGACGCAGTAGGGAACTCTTGACAAGTGTATTTAGGTTGCTCTGGCGTCCATCGGGATCCCTGAAAATTGTCAGAGGGGCTTCCAGAATAAGAAACCACGCCATCAGACAGAgaatgttgatgatggtttgcATATTGATCACTGCTCACCCTACTTCTGCTTCTTTTACCATTTGATGGTAGAGATGCGGAGAATAATGGAGGCCCGTTCGACTCCTGAGGCAAACCAACTGACTGATATCTACAGTCCCATCTCCTAGATGGAGGAGGAGGTGAAAAGCTTGAATTTGTTCGCCAGTGAGGTTCACCATGGATGGAGGAATAGTCTCTACTGCCCGTACTGGCCTTCGTT
This portion of the Papaver somniferum cultivar HN1 chromosome 11, ASM357369v1, whole genome shotgun sequence genome encodes:
- the LOC113321732 gene encoding uncharacterized protein LOC113321732, producing the protein MDASPDQSMSSRREGFRWSNASSYDLGFDAESFGVAEHVELENPRSPNYTAHQKCVLCGRLLSQKSPWSSYCMVRGGDMPIAGVLSCSHVFHAECLEQATPKAQVSEPPCPICLKTVAVIEGSESFSEPLQMALRTIRRNRGVVISENMENNESDGYVDPTESTGLRRNQSLAGSKQNGSSSSLIKSHLKKHLSFKGKSGKEFFGTKSIFRKIGSSSSSQDHVGCRRPTRKK